From Microbacterium sp. YJN-G, a single genomic window includes:
- a CDS encoding quinone oxidoreductase family protein translates to MARAIVHTELGSPDVLRLVEIPDPVAAPGEVVVRIEAAGVNPIDIKQRAGIRPLPPIVEPRHVGFDGAGVITSLGDGVTGYAVGDRVAIHDTRGTYASALRVPVGNLARLLDGVTSAEGAALGIPVGTAYQSLRSLAVRKGETLLVHAGSGAVGQAAVQFAVLWGATVIATGSPERHDQLRSLGAIPVAYGEGLADRVREAAPQGVDVALDCAGTDEAIQVSLELVADRNRIATIVRGPDAAEFGIRAFSGGSPIPLTDEELEWRREAVSLAINLIEAGDFQVELGTELPLAEAARAHELIEQHASSGKIILIP, encoded by the coding sequence ATGGCTCGCGCGATCGTCCACACCGAACTCGGCTCCCCTGACGTCCTCCGGCTCGTCGAGATCCCCGATCCTGTCGCCGCCCCCGGCGAAGTGGTCGTGCGGATCGAGGCCGCCGGAGTGAATCCCATCGACATCAAGCAGCGCGCCGGGATCCGGCCGCTGCCCCCGATCGTCGAACCGCGGCACGTCGGCTTCGACGGCGCGGGCGTGATCACCTCCCTCGGCGACGGCGTCACCGGCTACGCGGTCGGCGACCGCGTGGCGATTCATGACACCCGCGGCACCTATGCCTCAGCGCTGCGGGTGCCCGTCGGCAACCTCGCCCGGCTGCTCGACGGTGTCACCTCGGCCGAGGGCGCCGCCCTCGGCATCCCGGTGGGCACTGCCTACCAGTCGCTGCGCTCGCTCGCCGTCCGCAAGGGCGAGACCCTGCTCGTGCACGCCGGCTCCGGCGCGGTCGGTCAGGCCGCGGTGCAGTTCGCGGTTCTATGGGGCGCGACCGTGATCGCCACGGGCAGCCCGGAGCGGCACGATCAGCTCCGCTCGCTCGGCGCGATCCCCGTCGCCTACGGCGAGGGGCTCGCCGACCGGGTGCGCGAGGCCGCACCGCAGGGCGTCGACGTCGCCCTGGACTGCGCGGGCACCGACGAGGCCATCCAGGTCTCGCTCGAGCTGGTCGCCGACCGCAACCGGATCGCCACGATCGTGCGCGGACCGGATGCCGCCGAGTTCGGCATCCGCGCGTTCTCGGGCGGCAGCCCGATCCCGCTCACCGATGAGGAGCTGGAGTGGCGGCGCGAGGCGGTGTCGCTGGCGATCAACCTCATCGAGGCGGGCGACTTCCAGGTCGAGCTGGGCACGGAGCTTCCGCTGGCCGAGGCGGCGCGCGCACACGAGCTGATCGAGCAGCACGCGTCCTCGGGCAAGATCATCCTGATCCCCTGA
- a CDS encoding LLM class flavin-dependent oxidoreductase produces MPIELLGMIATTAGSETKTVDGPVVDPGYVKEFSRAHEEAGFDRVLIGYSASSPDGFAVAAAALHATERLKVLIAHRPGFVAPTIVARKLATLDHLTGGGRVAIHHISGGSEADQRRDGDFSEKGDRYRRTGEFIDVLRRTLTETDPFDYSGDFYRFEGAFSAVKPATEAGIPIFFGGLSEGAVEVGANGADVYMLFGEPLADVAEHIRTIRAAAARVGRHIDFSLSTRPIIADTEEEAWARADRIYAEAAELKARSATGDTLAFSKPLHREQTSLSADLLQQHAQRGDVHDERLWLGITRLMGPAGNSTAPVGTPEQVAEALLKYYDLGVTRFLIRGFDPLGDVRDWGRELIPLLREGARLRDEARAAA; encoded by the coding sequence ATGCCCATCGAACTGCTCGGAATGATCGCCACGACCGCAGGGTCGGAGACGAAGACCGTGGACGGGCCGGTCGTCGACCCCGGCTACGTGAAGGAGTTCTCCCGCGCGCACGAGGAGGCCGGATTCGATCGTGTGCTGATCGGCTACAGCGCCAGCTCGCCCGACGGCTTCGCCGTGGCCGCCGCGGCCCTGCACGCCACGGAACGGCTCAAGGTGCTCATCGCCCACCGGCCGGGCTTCGTCGCCCCGACGATCGTCGCGCGCAAGCTCGCCACGCTCGACCACCTCACCGGCGGCGGCCGGGTCGCCATCCACCACATCTCCGGCGGAAGCGAAGCCGACCAGCGCCGCGACGGCGACTTCAGCGAGAAGGGCGACCGGTACCGCCGCACCGGCGAGTTCATCGACGTGCTGCGTCGCACGCTCACCGAGACCGACCCGTTCGACTACTCCGGTGACTTCTACCGCTTCGAGGGGGCCTTCTCGGCCGTGAAGCCCGCTACCGAGGCCGGCATCCCGATCTTCTTCGGCGGGCTCTCCGAGGGGGCCGTCGAGGTCGGTGCGAACGGCGCCGACGTCTACATGCTGTTCGGCGAGCCGCTGGCCGATGTCGCCGAGCACATCCGCACCATCCGTGCCGCCGCGGCCAGGGTCGGTCGTCACATCGACTTCAGCCTGTCGACCCGGCCCATCATCGCCGACACCGAGGAGGAGGCCTGGGCGCGGGCCGATCGGATCTACGCCGAGGCCGCCGAGCTCAAGGCGCGGTCGGCGACCGGTGACACGCTCGCCTTCAGCAAGCCGCTGCACCGCGAGCAGACCTCGCTGTCGGCCGATCTGCTGCAGCAGCACGCCCAGCGCGGGGATGTGCACGACGAGCGGCTGTGGCTCGGCATCACGCGGCTCATGGGCCCGGCCGGCAACTCCACCGCACCGGTGGGCACGCCGGAGCAGGTGGCCGAGGCGCTGCTGAAGTACTACGACCTGGGCGTCACGCGATTCCTCATCCGCGGCTTCGACCCGCTCGGCGACGTGCGCGACTGGGGGCGCGAGCTCATCCCGCTGCTGCGCGAGGGCGCCCGGTTGCGTGACGAGGCGCGCGCGGCGGCCTGA
- a CDS encoding ABC transporter ATP-binding protein — protein MTTPTLELADLAVDYGRVRVLDGLSLTVRPGQVVGVVGESGSGKTTLAKAVLRTVDAADGRILVDGQDITRLRGGALRRWRRSGAVQYVFQDPLRSLDPGIRIADSIAEGLRIARVPAAEAAERIAEAVDAVGLTDDLLERLPSGLSGGQRQRAAIARALLVEPRLLVLDEPVSALDAASRDRVVQALIALRRRRGDELAMLVISHDIGSLAAMSDRLVVLHRGHIVEDGLTHQVVAKPQHPYTRLLIDSVPVIDIPRPNRPGPHHRPGADHRNVTVRS, from the coding sequence ATGACCACCCCGACGCTCGAACTGGCCGATCTCGCCGTCGACTACGGCCGGGTCCGCGTGCTCGACGGGCTGTCGCTGACCGTGCGGCCGGGGCAGGTCGTCGGCGTCGTCGGCGAATCCGGATCAGGGAAGACGACGCTTGCGAAGGCCGTGCTGCGCACTGTCGACGCGGCAGACGGGCGGATCCTCGTCGACGGCCAGGACATCACCCGGCTGCGCGGTGGGGCCCTGCGCCGCTGGCGGCGCTCGGGCGCCGTGCAGTACGTCTTCCAGGACCCGCTGCGCTCGCTCGATCCCGGCATCCGCATCGCCGACTCGATCGCCGAGGGTCTGCGCATCGCCCGCGTCCCCGCGGCCGAGGCGGCCGAGCGCATCGCGGAAGCCGTAGACGCCGTCGGCCTCACCGATGATCTGCTCGAGCGGCTGCCCTCAGGTCTCAGCGGTGGCCAGCGTCAGCGCGCGGCGATCGCCCGTGCCCTGCTCGTCGAGCCGCGTCTGCTGGTGCTCGACGAGCCGGTGAGCGCCCTTGACGCCGCCAGCCGCGACCGCGTGGTGCAGGCGCTCATCGCGCTGCGACGCCGGCGAGGAGACGAGCTGGCCATGCTCGTCATCTCGCACGACATCGGCTCGCTCGCGGCCATGAGCGACCGGCTGGTGGTGCTGCACCGCGGCCACATCGTCGAGGACGGCCTGACCCATCAGGTCGTGGCGAAGCCGCAGCATCCGTACACCCGGCTGCTGATCGATTCGGTCCCCGTGATCGACATCCCCCGTCCCAACCGTCCGGGCCCGCACCACCGCCCGGGCGCCGACCACCGCAACGTCACCGTCAGGAGCTGA
- a CDS encoding ABC transporter ATP-binding protein: MPELDLAAPSPGIRTGALADADLRTSPTGIPLTPSFDEGSVVRPALAEIERLVLSATDGTELVHGVSLSVRPGEALGVVGESGSGKTLTCRALLGILPAGVDVAGGSIRLDGRDLTAASEREWRAVRGTRVGAVFQDPASYLNPAIPVGAQLEEALRVTAGVPRAQTKARARELLDDLGIRRVDLVLRQRVVELSGGMLQRVLIAMALAADPALLIADEATTALDVTVQAELLDLLARLRRERGLALILVSHDLAVVAQVCERVLVFRDGKVVEGGSTSRVLRAPGHPYTRSLLTAHAAYGLERFLP, encoded by the coding sequence ATGCCTGAGCTCGACCTCGCCGCACCGTCCCCGGGAATTCGCACCGGCGCGCTCGCCGACGCCGATCTGCGGACTTCGCCCACCGGCATCCCTCTCACACCCTCCTTCGACGAGGGCAGCGTCGTGCGTCCCGCCCTCGCCGAGATCGAACGACTCGTGCTCTCGGCGACCGACGGCACCGAACTCGTGCACGGTGTCTCCCTGTCGGTGCGACCCGGCGAGGCGCTGGGCGTCGTGGGGGAGTCCGGCAGCGGCAAGACCCTCACGTGCCGTGCGCTGCTCGGCATCCTCCCCGCCGGCGTCGACGTCGCCGGCGGCAGCATCCGTCTCGACGGGCGTGACCTGACCGCCGCCTCCGAGCGGGAATGGCGCGCGGTGCGCGGCACCCGCGTCGGCGCCGTCTTCCAGGACCCCGCCTCCTACCTCAACCCCGCGATCCCCGTCGGCGCCCAGCTCGAAGAGGCCCTGCGCGTCACCGCCGGGGTGCCGCGCGCGCAGACGAAGGCGCGCGCCCGTGAACTGCTCGACGACCTCGGCATCCGCCGCGTCGATCTCGTGCTGCGACAGCGCGTGGTCGAACTCTCGGGCGGGATGCTGCAGCGCGTGCTCATCGCGATGGCGCTCGCCGCCGACCCCGCCCTGCTCATCGCCGACGAGGCCACCACCGCCCTCGACGTGACCGTCCAGGCCGAGCTGCTCGACCTGCTCGCACGCCTGCGGCGCGAGCGCGGACTCGCCCTCATCCTCGTCTCGCACGACCTCGCCGTCGTGGCGCAGGTCTGCGAGAGGGTGCTCGTGTTCCGCGACGGGAAGGTCGTCGAGGGCGGCTCCACGTCGCGCGTGCTGCGTGCCCCCGGGCATCCGTACACCCGCTCGCTGCTGACCGCGCACGCCGCATACGGTCTCGAGAGGTTCCTGCCATGA
- a CDS encoding ABC transporter permease, which translates to MSSIRTGRTHVGRTLAGRTRAGRRGAWTVRLALGVVAVVAVLAVAGPALAPYDPLAQDTAHALIGSSPDHLLGTDYLGRDVLARLLAGAPASLLSALAATLLGLLTGALPGALSAFLPRVGEWLALRIVDALLALPFILFAIVFAALLGNGLVQATTAIGLLLAPGFFRVSRAATLRVRDAQYVEAATLLGASAWWILGRHVWRQVAPTLVIAAISSLGAALLAVASLTFLGIGVQPPAPTWGGMLASDLGYLAQRPEGPLAPALAIVITVGALNLLADAVRDRLGDAAPRRIRTRSTRKETADA; encoded by the coding sequence ATGAGCAGCATCCGCACTGGCCGAACGCACGTTGGCCGAACGCTCGCTGGCCGAACGCGCGCCGGCCGCCGCGGCGCCTGGACCGTGCGTCTCGCGCTCGGCGTGGTGGCCGTCGTGGCCGTGCTGGCCGTCGCCGGACCCGCACTGGCCCCCTACGACCCTCTCGCCCAGGACACCGCGCACGCCCTGATCGGCTCGTCGCCCGACCACCTGCTGGGCACCGACTACCTCGGTCGCGATGTGCTCGCGCGTCTGCTCGCCGGAGCGCCCGCCTCACTGCTGAGTGCCCTGGCCGCCACCCTGCTCGGCCTGCTGACCGGTGCGCTGCCAGGCGCCCTCAGCGCGTTCCTCCCGCGGGTCGGCGAGTGGCTGGCGCTGCGGATAGTCGACGCGCTGCTCGCGCTGCCGTTCATCCTGTTCGCCATCGTGTTCGCCGCGCTGCTGGGCAACGGACTCGTGCAGGCCACCACGGCGATCGGCCTGCTGCTGGCACCCGGATTCTTCCGCGTCTCGCGGGCCGCCACGCTGCGCGTGCGCGACGCCCAGTACGTCGAGGCGGCCACGCTGCTGGGGGCGTCGGCCTGGTGGATCCTCGGCAGGCACGTCTGGCGCCAGGTGGCACCGACCCTGGTGATCGCGGCGATCAGCAGCCTCGGAGCCGCGCTGCTGGCCGTCGCCTCACTGACCTTCCTCGGCATCGGCGTGCAGCCGCCCGCCCCGACCTGGGGAGGGATGCTCGCCAGCGACCTCGGCTATCTCGCGCAGCGTCCCGAAGGGCCGCTGGCGCCGGCGCTGGCCATCGTGATCACGGTCGGCGCGCTCAACCTGCTCGCCGACGCCGTGCGCGATCGTCTCGGCGACGCCGCACCGCGGCGTATCCGAACCCGATCGACGAGGAAGGAGACCGCGGATGCCTGA
- a CDS encoding ABC transporter permease — protein sequence MTVVAASGTEHEPGVRETGSAVLRRAPLAVAGSVLATLGTAATVFVLATFATFALGAASGSNPAAVALGEVATQADIDRLNHVFGLDRPFLVRYFDWLGSALTGDLGTSWFTTIPVADSIAQAFPVSLSIATGATLCALLGGFGLGILAAVTRGGVIDRIVTVLSTIATTVPAFVVAIALILVFAYAIPLFPVAGYVPPEKDAGAWLTCLVLPSLALSLDAGADIARQLRTSLVGALTENYIVGARVHGLSPARIVFRHALPNATAPALSVLGVHVPRLVGGAVITEVIFGMPGLGRLANTSALQGDVPVVQGVLLVAIAVVVISGIVLNLIIRRSTGTGRSAA from the coding sequence ATGACCGTCGTCGCCGCATCCGGCACCGAGCACGAGCCCGGCGTCCGCGAGACCGGAAGCGCCGTCCTGCGGCGCGCGCCGCTCGCCGTCGCAGGCTCCGTGCTCGCCACGCTGGGCACCGCGGCGACGGTCTTCGTGCTCGCCACGTTCGCGACCTTCGCCCTGGGCGCGGCATCCGGGTCGAACCCGGCGGCCGTCGCCCTGGGCGAGGTCGCCACCCAGGCCGACATCGACCGGCTGAACCACGTGTTCGGACTCGACCGGCCGTTCCTGGTGCGGTACTTCGACTGGCTGGGGTCTGCCCTGACCGGAGACCTCGGCACGAGCTGGTTCACGACGATCCCCGTCGCCGACAGCATCGCCCAGGCGTTCCCGGTCAGCCTGTCGATCGCCACCGGCGCGACGCTGTGCGCGCTGCTCGGCGGCTTCGGGCTCGGCATCCTCGCCGCCGTCACCCGCGGCGGGGTGATCGACCGCATCGTCACGGTGCTCAGCACGATCGCCACCACCGTGCCCGCCTTCGTCGTCGCCATCGCCCTGATCCTCGTGTTCGCGTACGCGATCCCGCTGTTCCCGGTGGCCGGCTACGTGCCGCCCGAGAAGGATGCCGGCGCGTGGCTGACCTGCCTGGTGCTGCCCTCGCTCGCGCTCAGCCTCGACGCCGGCGCCGACATCGCGCGGCAGCTGCGCACCTCACTGGTGGGCGCTCTCACGGAGAACTACATCGTCGGGGCGCGCGTGCACGGGCTGAGCCCCGCCCGCATCGTCTTCCGCCACGCGCTGCCCAACGCCACCGCACCCGCGCTCAGCGTGCTGGGCGTGCACGTGCCGCGGCTGGTCGGCGGCGCGGTCATCACCGAGGTGATCTTCGGGATGCCCGGTCTCGGCCGCCTCGCGAACACCTCAGCGCTGCAGGGCGACGTGCCGGTCGTGCAGGGCGTGCTGCTCGTGGCCATCGCGGTCGTCGTGATCTCGGGCATCGTGCTGAACCTCATCATCCGGCGCAGCACCGGAACAGGACGGAGCGCCGCATGA
- a CDS encoding ABC transporter substrate-binding protein, with product MTSHRRLTALALLSAATLAMAGCSGSAGAAPDAGAASLTWGWNLPTSWDPVTSTAGWDTHALALVYDGLTQLDTEGEVVPGLAETWEYSADGTAITFHLREDAEFNDGTPVDAEAVKANLERGRDQENSTLAGQLRIITGVDVDDEHTVTIHLDQADYQVPYLFAGKTGFIVNPIAFDDVAGLATQPEGSGPFELTEYVPNARADLEKNEHYWNADRIHLDEFHVVPVTDSATVVAGVDTGQWDVAIIPPSQAQAAETAGLEVEEIKALTVRALDVDSTVAPFDDQRVLQAISHATDRQALIDAAYFGRGIPNWQPFPEGYVAHSADLDDLYTHDVDAAKALLAEAGHPDGLELTLALNEDDIALAEVLQAQWAQAGIDVTLNVLPTAAIAQNYVQRTHPFVLDSYSGRQSPLQGLEVLYGPEGLMNLGRQTPQELTDAIDVARATPTDAPDYAEKIQHAVEIGVKLQPNTFLFSWPRILAHPAEITGIQHWLDVQRWEDVKVER from the coding sequence ATGACCTCTCACCGACGACTCACCGCCCTTGCCCTGCTCTCCGCCGCCACCCTCGCGATGGCCGGCTGCAGCGGGTCGGCGGGCGCCGCGCCCGACGCCGGCGCCGCGTCGTTGACGTGGGGATGGAACCTGCCCACCAGCTGGGATCCGGTCACCTCGACCGCCGGCTGGGACACTCATGCGCTCGCCCTCGTCTACGACGGACTCACCCAGCTCGACACCGAGGGAGAGGTCGTTCCCGGCCTCGCCGAGACCTGGGAGTACAGCGCCGACGGCACCGCGATCACCTTCCATCTGCGCGAGGACGCCGAGTTCAACGACGGCACGCCCGTCGACGCCGAAGCGGTGAAGGCGAACCTCGAGCGCGGCCGCGACCAGGAGAACTCGACGCTGGCCGGGCAGCTGCGCATCATCACCGGCGTCGACGTCGACGACGAGCACACCGTGACCATCCACCTGGATCAGGCCGACTACCAGGTGCCGTACCTGTTCGCAGGCAAGACCGGCTTCATCGTCAACCCGATCGCCTTCGACGACGTCGCCGGCCTCGCCACGCAGCCCGAGGGCTCGGGTCCGTTCGAGCTCACCGAGTACGTCCCCAATGCGCGAGCCGACCTCGAGAAGAACGAGCACTATTGGAACGCCGACCGCATCCACCTCGACGAGTTCCACGTCGTGCCGGTGACCGACTCCGCCACGGTCGTCGCGGGTGTGGACACCGGGCAGTGGGACGTCGCGATCATCCCGCCGTCCCAGGCTCAGGCCGCCGAGACCGCCGGCCTCGAAGTCGAGGAGATCAAGGCGCTCACCGTGCGCGCCCTCGACGTCGACAGCACCGTCGCCCCGTTCGACGACCAGCGCGTGCTCCAGGCGATCAGCCACGCCACCGACCGTCAGGCGCTCATCGACGCGGCCTACTTCGGCCGCGGCATCCCGAACTGGCAGCCGTTCCCCGAGGGGTACGTCGCCCACAGCGCCGACCTCGACGACCTCTACACGCACGACGTCGACGCCGCCAAGGCTCTGCTCGCCGAAGCCGGTCACCCCGACGGGCTCGAGCTCACGCTGGCGCTCAACGAGGACGACATCGCGCTCGCCGAGGTGCTGCAGGCGCAGTGGGCGCAGGCGGGCATCGACGTGACGCTCAACGTGCTGCCCACCGCCGCGATCGCGCAGAACTACGTGCAGCGCACGCACCCCTTCGTGCTGGACAGCTACTCCGGCCGCCAGTCGCCGCTGCAGGGACTCGAGGTGCTCTACGGGCCCGAGGGCCTGATGAACCTCGGCCGTCAGACCCCGCAGGAGCTGACCGACGCGATCGACGTCGCACGGGCGACGCCCACCGACGCACCCGACTACGCCGAGAAGATCCAGCACGCCGTCGAGATCGGAGTGAAGCTGCAGCCGAACACGTTCCTGTTCAGCTGGCCGCGCATCCTCGCCCACCCGGCCGAGATCACCGGCATCCAGCACTGGCTCGACGTGCAGCGCTGGGAAGACGTGAAGGTCGAGCGCTGA
- a CDS encoding alpha/beta hydrolase, protein MTSAPDAVFTPAARVRGTLALVAGRAENAAVYHRFGTRISADGYTVGVFTETDAATVWLAAQEDAPRVLAGSDTGAAAVLAALTRGDVADAAIVAGVVLDAEHTPTDAERTACPVHLGVLAEQRAQTASALASSTAPASSTAPAVSTDPADALPPVADLAAIAVPVLAVHGGDDSVSPIGQAAEVLSAIPDAELVETVGGLHDALNDQSHRSVAATIVLWLERLRSGDVHAPIVRSLSGAREGVTA, encoded by the coding sequence ATGACTTCCGCCCCCGACGCCGTCTTCACGCCGGCCGCCCGCGTCCGCGGCACCCTCGCGCTGGTCGCGGGGCGTGCCGAGAACGCCGCCGTGTATCACCGCTTCGGCACGCGCATCAGCGCCGACGGCTACACGGTCGGCGTGTTCACGGAGACCGACGCCGCGACGGTCTGGCTCGCTGCGCAGGAGGATGCTCCGCGGGTGCTGGCCGGCTCCGACACCGGCGCCGCTGCGGTGCTCGCCGCGCTCACCCGCGGCGACGTCGCCGACGCCGCCATCGTCGCGGGTGTCGTCCTCGACGCCGAGCACACCCCGACGGATGCCGAGCGCACCGCCTGCCCCGTGCACCTGGGCGTGCTCGCGGAGCAGCGCGCGCAGACGGCATCCGCCCTGGCCTCATCGACCGCACCGGCCTCATCGACCGCGCCGGCCGTCTCGACCGACCCGGCCGATGCGCTGCCGCCCGTCGCCGACCTCGCGGCGATCGCCGTGCCCGTGCTCGCCGTGCACGGCGGCGACGACTCCGTCTCGCCGATCGGCCAGGCGGCCGAGGTGCTGTCGGCGATCCCGGATGCCGAACTGGTCGAGACCGTCGGCGGCCTGCACGACGCACTGAACGACCAGAGCCACCGCAGCGTGGCCGCGACCATCGTGCTGTGGCTCGAGCGTCTGCGCTCCGGCGACGTGCACGCCCCGATCGTGCGGAGCCTGTCCGGTGCCCGCGAAGGAGTGACGGCATGA